One genomic region from Pseudomonas hormoni encodes:
- the flhB gene encoding flagellar biosynthesis protein FlhB, with protein MAESESGQDKTEDPTEKRKKDSRDKGEIARSKELNTLATMMAGAGGLLIYGGGLAVDLLEIMRLNFSLPRDVLLDPGQMGQYLMHSGKIALLAVQPILLLLLLAAFLGPISLGGWLFAGKSLAPKFSRMNPAAGLKRMFSSTALIELLKALAKFLLILFVALSVLRADIDDLLRIAHEPLEQAIIHSVQLVGWSTLWMACGLILIAAVDVPVQLYQSHKKLLMTKQEVRDEHKDQEGKPEVKQRIRQLQREMSQRRMMAAIPEADVVITNPTHYAVALKYDAEKGGAPVLLAKGSDFVALKIREIAVANEVLLLESPALARSIYYSTELEQEIPGGLYLAVAQVLAYVYQIRQHRAGKGKRPEPLKDDLPIPPDLRRDS; from the coding sequence ATGGCCGAGAGCGAGAGCGGTCAGGACAAAACAGAAGACCCCACGGAGAAGCGCAAAAAAGACTCCAGGGACAAGGGCGAGATCGCCCGCTCCAAAGAGCTCAATACCCTGGCAACCATGATGGCGGGTGCCGGGGGATTGTTGATCTATGGCGGCGGTCTGGCTGTGGATCTGCTGGAAATCATGCGTCTGAACTTCTCCCTGCCGCGGGATGTGTTGCTTGATCCGGGGCAAATGGGTCAGTACCTGATGCATTCGGGAAAGATCGCCCTTCTGGCAGTGCAGCCGATATTGCTGTTGCTTCTGCTGGCGGCGTTTCTGGGGCCGATTTCCCTGGGTGGCTGGTTGTTTGCCGGCAAGAGCCTGGCGCCCAAATTCAGCCGGATGAACCCGGCGGCGGGGCTCAAGCGGATGTTCTCCAGCACGGCTTTGATCGAACTGCTCAAGGCGCTGGCTAAATTTCTGCTGATTTTGTTTGTTGCATTGTCCGTCCTGCGCGCGGACATCGACGACTTGTTGCGCATTGCCCATGAGCCGTTGGAGCAGGCGATCATCCACAGCGTTCAGCTGGTGGGCTGGAGCACATTGTGGATGGCGTGCGGGCTGATTCTGATCGCGGCAGTGGATGTCCCGGTGCAGCTTTACCAGAGCCATAAAAAACTGCTGATGACCAAGCAGGAAGTGCGCGACGAGCACAAGGATCAGGAGGGGAAACCAGAGGTCAAGCAGCGGATTCGCCAGTTGCAGCGCGAAATGTCCCAGCGGCGGATGATGGCAGCGATTCCCGAGGCCGACGTGGTCATTACCAACCCGACTCACTACGCCGTGGCCCTCAAGTACGATGCGGAAAAAGGTGGTGCTCCGGTGCTGCTGGCCAAGGGTAGCGACTTCGTGGCCTTGAAAATCCGCGAAATCGCCGTGGCCAATGAAGTGTTGCTGCTGGAGTCGCCAGCCCTGGCGCGTTCGATCTACTACTCCACGGAGCTGGAGCAGGAAATTCCGGGCGGGCTGTACCTTGCCGTCGCCCAGGTGCTGGCCTATGTCTACCAGATCCGCCAGCACCGAGCCGGCAAGGGCAAGCGTCCCGAGCCGCTCAAGGATGATTTGCCGATTCCACCGGATTTGCGGCGCGATTCCTGA
- the flhA gene encoding flagellar biosynthesis protein FlhA: MDRSQFINSARTNVADLSRGNLGVPLLLLVMLAMMMLPVPPFLLDVFFTFNIALSIVVLLVCVYALRPLDFAVFPTILLVATLLRLALNVASTRVVMLHGQDGHAAAGKVIQAFGEVVIGGNYVVGIVVFAILMIINFVVVTKGAGRISEVSARFTLDAMPGKQMAIDADLNAGLIDQNQAKMRRMEVAQEAEFYGSMDGASKFVRGDAIAGLLILFINLIGGMAVGIFQHGMTFGDAGKVYALLTIGDGLVAQLPSLLLSTAAAIMVTRASGSEDMGKQINRQMFASPKALAVAAGLMAVMGLVPGMPHFSFLSMAALAAGGAYLFWKKQNIVKVQALQEVKRQQELLPSPARAQETKELGWDDVTPIDMIGLEVGYRLIPLVDRNQGGQLLARIKGVRKKLSQDLGFLMPTVHIRDNLDLAPSAYRLTLMGVILAEAEIYPDRELAINPGQVYGSLNGITAKDPAFGLEAVWIEISQRAQAQSLGYTVVDASTVVATHLNQILYKHSSELIGHEEVQQLMQLLAKSSPKLAEELVPGVVSLSQLLKVLQALLAEQVPVRDIRSIAEAIANNAAKSQDTAALVAAVRVGVSRAIVQSIVGTESELPVITLEPRLEQILLNSLQKAGQGSEEGVLLEPSMAEKLQRSLIEAAQRQEMQGQPVILLVAGPVRAMLSRFGRLAVPGLHVLAYQEIPDNKQVTIVATVGPNG; the protein is encoded by the coding sequence GTGGATCGCTCTCAGTTTATCAACAGTGCCCGCACAAACGTCGCCGACCTGAGTCGGGGCAATCTGGGTGTGCCGTTGTTGCTGCTGGTCATGCTGGCCATGATGATGCTGCCGGTGCCGCCGTTCCTGCTGGACGTGTTCTTCACATTCAACATTGCGCTGTCGATTGTCGTGTTGCTGGTCTGCGTCTACGCCCTTCGGCCGCTGGATTTCGCGGTGTTCCCGACCATTCTGCTGGTGGCAACGCTGTTGCGACTGGCGCTGAACGTGGCCTCCACACGAGTGGTGATGCTCCACGGTCAGGACGGCCATGCCGCCGCCGGTAAGGTGATCCAGGCGTTCGGTGAGGTGGTGATCGGTGGTAACTACGTGGTCGGTATCGTGGTCTTCGCGATTTTGATGATCATCAACTTCGTCGTGGTGACCAAGGGTGCCGGGCGGATTTCCGAGGTGAGCGCGCGTTTCACCCTCGATGCGATGCCCGGTAAACAAATGGCGATCGACGCCGACTTGAACGCCGGTCTGATCGATCAGAACCAGGCCAAAATGCGCCGGATGGAAGTGGCCCAGGAGGCCGAGTTTTACGGTTCCATGGACGGTGCCAGCAAATTCGTACGCGGTGACGCCATCGCCGGTTTGCTGATTCTGTTCATCAACCTGATCGGCGGCATGGCGGTCGGTATTTTCCAGCACGGCATGACCTTCGGCGATGCTGGCAAGGTTTACGCGCTGTTGACCATCGGTGACGGTTTGGTGGCGCAATTGCCATCACTGTTGTTATCGACAGCCGCCGCGATCATGGTGACCCGTGCTTCCGGTTCGGAAGACATGGGCAAACAGATCAATCGCCAGATGTTCGCCTCGCCCAAGGCGCTGGCCGTGGCGGCGGGTTTGATGGCGGTCATGGGCCTGGTGCCCGGCATGCCACACTTCTCCTTTCTGAGCATGGCGGCCCTTGCGGCCGGCGGCGCGTACCTGTTCTGGAAGAAGCAGAACATCGTCAAGGTTCAGGCCTTGCAAGAGGTCAAGCGTCAGCAGGAGCTGCTGCCATCGCCGGCTCGCGCTCAGGAAACCAAGGAGCTTGGCTGGGACGATGTGACGCCGATCGACATGATTGGCCTGGAAGTCGGATATCGCCTGATTCCGCTGGTGGATCGCAACCAGGGTGGTCAGTTGCTGGCGCGTATCAAAGGCGTGCGCAAGAAGCTGTCCCAGGACCTGGGTTTCCTGATGCCGACTGTGCATATCCGTGACAACCTCGACCTCGCGCCAAGTGCCTATCGCCTGACCCTGATGGGGGTAATCCTGGCCGAAGCGGAGATTTATCCGGATCGGGAACTGGCGATCAACCCGGGTCAGGTCTACGGTTCGCTCAACGGCATCACCGCCAAAGATCCGGCTTTCGGGCTGGAAGCGGTCTGGATCGAAATCAGCCAGCGTGCGCAGGCGCAATCCCTCGGTTATACCGTGGTCGATGCCAGTACAGTGGTGGCAACCCACTTGAACCAGATTTTGTACAAGCACTCCAGTGAGCTGATCGGCCACGAAGAAGTACAGCAACTCATGCAGTTGCTGGCCAAAAGCTCGCCTAAACTGGCCGAGGAGCTGGTGCCGGGCGTGGTGTCGTTGTCGCAGCTGCTCAAGGTGCTCCAGGCGTTGCTGGCCGAGCAGGTGCCCGTACGGGACATTCGCAGCATCGCCGAGGCGATCGCGAACAATGCGGCCAAGAGTCAAGATACTGCCGCGCTGGTGGCCGCCGTACGCGTCGGCGTATCCCGTGCAATCGTCCAAAGCATTGTGGGGACTGAGTCGGAGCTGCCAGTTATCACTCTTGAGCCAAGGTTGGAACAAATATTGCTCAATAGTCTTCAGAAGGCAGGACAAGGCTCGGAAGAGGGCGTTCTGCTGGAGCCAAGCATGGCTGAAAAACTGCAACGCTCGTTGATCGAAGCGGCGCAGCGTCAGGAAATGCAAGGTCAACCGGTGATTCTGCTGGTGGCCGGTCCGGTTCGCGCGATGCTGTCGCGATTTGGCCGACTGGCAGTCCCGGGTTTGCATGTGTTGGCTTACCAGGAAATCCCTGACAACAAGCAAGTGACCATCGTTGCGACAGTAGGGCCCAACGGCTGA